Proteins from one Leptonema illini DSM 21528 genomic window:
- the kdpA gene encoding potassium-transporting ATPase subunit KdpA, which yields MDWIELLVYSVLLTMTAPLIGAMVATVFDPIMLRRPIAVAERWISLITRIDLQESMGWRRYALTALLFNLVGFVVLLVMQLWQSGLPLNPADKTGVPLDLAFNTAVSFVTNTNWQAYSGEDAMSYFVQMVGLGVQNFVSAATGIAVLIALIRGLRQGESEGIGNFWSDLFRSVMLLLPFSFILAIFLVSQGVVMNFDAPVTSVFDGFTQILPQGPGASQIAIKQLGTNGGGYFGVNSAHPYENPTELANLAESLSILILPAALVFTFGRMIGDVRQGRALFAAMMILFLVGLGVSLLSEFQANPALGVQAGEMMEGKETRFGVTQSVLWSVATTAASNGSVNAMHDSLSPLSGGVALLNMLLGEIVFGGVGSGLYGMILFVVLTVFMTGLMVGRSPEYLGKRIEAFEVKMAMIGVLVPGGVVLVLTGIACIYEPALQSLTNTGPHGFAEILYAFASGANNNGSAFGGLAANTPFYNYTIGGAMLLGRYAPMVTTLAIAGSLARKRIAPPSSGVFPTHSPLFVLLLIGVILIVGALTFFPALTLGPILEHLLMQSGVTL from the coding sequence ATGGACTGGATAGAGTTGCTCGTTTATAGCGTGTTGCTGACGATGACGGCGCCGCTTATCGGAGCGATGGTGGCGACGGTTTTTGATCCGATCATGTTGCGAAGACCGATCGCAGTAGCGGAGCGATGGATTTCGCTGATCACACGTATTGATCTACAGGAGTCGATGGGCTGGCGCCGCTATGCGTTAACCGCACTGCTTTTCAACCTCGTCGGATTTGTCGTTCTGCTTGTGATGCAGCTCTGGCAGTCCGGGCTGCCGCTGAATCCTGCCGACAAAACCGGCGTGCCTCTGGATCTCGCTTTTAATACGGCGGTGAGCTTTGTTACGAATACGAACTGGCAGGCCTATTCCGGCGAGGATGCGATGTCGTATTTCGTTCAGATGGTCGGATTGGGCGTTCAGAACTTCGTCAGCGCAGCGACGGGCATCGCCGTCCTGATCGCGTTGATTCGCGGCTTGCGACAGGGCGAATCCGAAGGGATCGGCAACTTCTGGTCTGATCTGTTTCGTTCCGTAATGCTGTTGCTTCCTTTTTCATTTATCCTGGCGATCTTTCTCGTTTCGCAGGGTGTCGTGATGAACTTCGATGCTCCGGTAACCTCCGTGTTCGATGGTTTTACACAGATACTGCCGCAGGGACCGGGAGCCTCGCAGATCGCCATCAAGCAGCTGGGCACGAACGGCGGCGGCTATTTCGGCGTGAACAGCGCTCATCCTTACGAGAATCCGACAGAGTTAGCCAATCTGGCCGAATCGCTTTCTATACTCATTCTGCCCGCCGCCCTTGTTTTTACGTTTGGTCGGATGATCGGCGATGTGCGGCAGGGCCGGGCCCTTTTCGCCGCGATGATGATTCTCTTTCTTGTCGGCCTTGGCGTCTCACTCCTGTCGGAGTTTCAGGCCAATCCGGCGCTCGGCGTACAGGCCGGCGAGATGATGGAGGGCAAGGAGACGCGCTTCGGCGTTACGCAGAGCGTGCTCTGGTCGGTGGCGACCACGGCCGCTTCCAACGGATCGGTAAACGCCATGCATGACAGCCTCAGTCCGCTTTCGGGCGGTGTGGCGCTACTCAACATGCTTCTGGGCGAGATCGTATTCGGCGGCGTCGGATCGGGGTTATACGGCATGATCCTCTTTGTTGTTCTGACCGTATTTATGACGGGCCTGATGGTCGGGCGCAGTCCTGAGTATCTCGGCAAGAGAATCGAGGCCTTCGAAGTAAAGATGGCCATGATCGGAGTGCTGGTTCCGGGCGGAGTGGTGCTCGTTCTGACGGGCATTGCATGTATCTATGAACCGGCGCTGCAGAGCCTTACGAATACCGGCCCGCATGGATTCGCGGAGATACTCTACGCCTTCGCCTCGGGAGCCAATAACAACGGGTCGGCCTTCGGCGGTCTTGCGGCGAATACGCCGTTCTATAATTATACGATCGGTGGCGCCATGCTTCTCGGTAGATACGCTCCGATGGTGACGACGCTTGCTATCGCAGGGTCGCTTGCTCGAAAGCGAATCGCTCCGCCTTCCAGCGGCGTTTTTCCTACGCATTCGCCGCTTTTCGTGCTGTTGTTGATCGGCGTTATACTTATCGTCGGAGCGTTAACCTTTTTCCCGGCCCTCACGCTCGGACCGATCCTTGAACATCTTCTTATGCAGTCAGGAGTGACATTATGA
- the kdpB gene encoding potassium-transporting ATPase subunit KdpB yields MNIERDFGEFPRIQVDTSAHQPSSPEDRRKSFNRKIFIDSLRRAVMKMHPKEQLKNPVMFLVNIGALITTGIVAYEGFTTYRAVSSAESGSLFFHLQIMAWLWFTVLFANFAEAVAEGRGRAQSESLRKNRAETMARRLKGGNGNFADRSEEFVRASELRVDDIVVCEAGDIIPSDGDVIEGVASVDESAVTGESAPVVRESGGDRSAVTGGTRVTSDRIYIRITTAPGDTFLDRMIAMVEGASRQKTPNEIALSILLVALSGIFVLAVGAMIPFLIYTARGAQVDPSSLVDVPVLIALLVCLIPTTIGGLLSAIGISGMDRLIRKNVIATSGKAVEAAGDIDVLLLDKTGTITLGNRMAVQFLPAAAVDELELAEAAQLASLSDETPEGRSIVVLAKERFGLRARDIGNCTVIPFSAQTRMSGIDIPATDGRPARSLRKGAADAVRRMVLDSGKAFPYEVNMYVEDIAQAGGTPLVVTDAGRVLGVIFLKDVIKGGIRERFAQLRRMGIRTVMITGDNATTAAAIAAEAGVDDFMAQATPEAKLARIREEQAAGHLVAMTGDGTNDAPALAQADVGVAMNTGTQAAREAGNMVDLDSNPTKLIDIVETGKQLLMTRGALTMFSIANDVAKYFAILPAMLGGLYAADNSGPLQQLNLMNLATPQSAVLSAIIFNALIIVALIPLALRGVKYRAVGAESLLRRNLIVYGFGGLIAPFAGIKLIDLAVVTMGLV; encoded by the coding sequence ATGAACATCGAACGTGATTTTGGCGAATTCCCTCGCATTCAGGTCGACACGTCGGCACATCAGCCTTCCTCTCCGGAGGATCGTCGTAAGAGCTTTAACCGAAAGATCTTTATAGACAGTCTGCGCAGAGCGGTCATGAAGATGCATCCGAAGGAGCAGTTGAAAAACCCGGTAATGTTTCTCGTGAATATCGGCGCTCTGATCACGACGGGCATCGTAGCTTACGAAGGCTTCACAACCTATCGGGCGGTGTCATCGGCGGAGAGTGGCTCCCTGTTTTTTCATCTGCAGATCATGGCGTGGCTCTGGTTCACCGTCCTGTTCGCTAATTTTGCAGAGGCTGTGGCTGAGGGAAGGGGCCGAGCCCAATCGGAGTCTCTACGCAAGAACCGAGCGGAAACGATGGCCCGTCGTCTCAAAGGGGGGAACGGCAACTTTGCAGATCGCTCTGAAGAGTTCGTTCGAGCCTCGGAACTTCGTGTCGACGATATCGTCGTCTGCGAGGCAGGCGATATCATCCCCTCTGACGGGGACGTGATCGAGGGCGTGGCCAGCGTCGACGAATCGGCCGTTACGGGAGAATCGGCCCCCGTCGTGCGCGAAAGCGGCGGCGACCGCTCGGCCGTTACCGGCGGCACACGCGTCACAAGCGACCGTATCTACATTCGAATCACGACGGCTCCTGGCGATACGTTTCTTGATCGTATGATTGCTATGGTAGAAGGTGCCAGCCGTCAGAAGACGCCCAATGAGATCGCGTTAAGCATACTGCTTGTGGCGCTGTCGGGCATCTTCGTTCTGGCCGTCGGTGCGATGATTCCGTTTCTCATTTATACGGCTCGCGGAGCGCAGGTAGATCCCTCCTCTCTCGTCGATGTTCCCGTTCTGATCGCCCTTCTTGTCTGTTTGATTCCGACGACGATCGGCGGCTTGCTCTCGGCGATCGGCATCAGCGGCATGGATCGATTGATTCGCAAAAACGTCATCGCGACATCGGGTAAGGCGGTCGAGGCCGCGGGCGATATCGACGTTCTTCTGCTCGACAAGACGGGAACGATCACTCTCGGCAACAGAATGGCCGTGCAATTCCTGCCGGCGGCCGCCGTCGACGAGCTTGAGTTAGCCGAAGCGGCGCAACTCGCCTCTCTCTCCGATGAGACTCCGGAGGGACGATCCATCGTCGTTCTGGCAAAAGAGCGATTCGGCCTGCGAGCCCGGGACATCGGGAACTGCACGGTGATTCCGTTCAGCGCCCAGACCCGAATGAGCGGCATCGATATTCCGGCAACGGATGGTCGTCCGGCTCGATCTTTGCGTAAGGGTGCCGCCGATGCGGTACGCCGTATGGTTCTCGATTCGGGCAAGGCCTTTCCCTACGAAGTCAATATGTACGTCGAAGATATCGCACAGGCCGGCGGTACTCCGCTGGTAGTCACGGACGCGGGGCGCGTACTCGGCGTTATCTTTTTAAAGGACGTGATTAAAGGCGGCATTCGCGAGCGCTTCGCACAACTGCGTCGTATGGGCATCCGCACCGTCATGATCACCGGGGATAACGCGACGACGGCCGCTGCGATCGCCGCCGAGGCGGGCGTGGACGATTTCATGGCGCAGGCGACGCCCGAGGCCAAGCTCGCGCGCATCCGGGAGGAGCAGGCCGCCGGTCATCTCGTCGCTATGACGGGAGACGGAACGAACGACGCTCCGGCGCTGGCGCAGGCCGACGTAGGCGTGGCGATGAACACGGGAACACAGGCCGCTCGCGAGGCCGGCAACATGGTCGATCTTGATTCTAATCCGACGAAGCTCATCGATATCGTCGAGACGGGGAAGCAGCTTCTGATGACGCGGGGCGCGCTTACGATGTTCAGCATCGCCAACGACGTTGCCAAGTATTTCGCGATTCTGCCCGCCATGCTCGGCGGACTCTATGCGGCGGATAACTCCGGTCCGTTGCAGCAATTGAATCTGATGAATCTGGCCACCCCGCAGAGCGCCGTGCTCTCGGCTATCATCTTCAACGCCCTGATCATCGTCGCGCTGATACCGCTCGCTCTTCGCGGAGTGAAATACCGTGCTGTCGGCGCCGAATCGCTGCTCCGACGAAATCTGATCGTCTACGGCTTCGGGGGCCTGATCGCTCCTTTCGCGGGGATTAAGCTCATCGATCTCGCCGTGGTGACGATGGGCCTTGTTTAG
- a CDS encoding potassium-transporting ATPase subunit C — MLYLKILFQSVVGLLFLTLLTGIVYPLAVFGFAQAIFPYQSNGSLIIDRSGGVLGSQLIGRRYESAGYLKGRPSASEYAAGAASNLGPMDRRLKDREQSDDRQPVLLRFSSGSGLDPHISGDAARFQFDRILSERNMKEDQRASLEQILAKCGETRSLFRADKVNVFCFNRLLDEKTSDR; from the coding sequence ATGCTTTATCTCAAAATCCTGTTTCAGTCCGTGGTCGGACTCTTATTCCTCACATTGCTTACCGGCATCGTCTATCCGCTTGCCGTATTCGGTTTCGCTCAGGCGATCTTTCCTTATCAGAGCAACGGCTCGCTCATCATTGATCGGTCGGGGGGCGTTCTTGGTTCGCAGCTGATCGGGCGTCGCTATGAAAGCGCCGGGTACCTGAAAGGTCGGCCGTCCGCATCGGAGTATGCAGCCGGTGCGGCGTCGAATCTCGGTCCGATGGATCGCCGGCTGAAGGATCGTGAGCAGAGTGACGATCGACAACCTGTGCTTCTGCGCTTCAGCTCGGGAAGCGGACTTGATCCGCATATTTCTGGTGATGCCGCCCGTTTTCAGTTCGACCGTATTCTGTCCGAACGGAATATGAAGGAAGATCAGAGAGCGAGCCTCGAACAGATACTCGCGAAGTGCGGCGAGACCCGGTCGCTTTTCAGAGCGGACAAGGTGAACGTCTTCTGTTTTAATCGCCTGCTCGATGAAAAGACGTCAGATCGCTGA
- a CDS encoding sensor histidine kinase, whose translation MQDYNRPDPDALLRQIQKEEQKRRRGRLTIFLGMAAGVGKTYAMLQASHRRKTERNVLIGFVETHGRAETAALLEGLPVLPRKKIEYRGVQLEEMDLDAVLERRPDVVVVDELAHTNVPGTRHAKRWQDVVEIIEAGIDVWTAVNVQHVESRSGTAAQIAGAEIRETIPDSVLDMADEIDLIDIAPDELLERLQAGRIYERDRARRALDNFFKPERLIALRELSLRLTAEHVDQSLREQMREKHIEGPWKANERLLVAVSSSPTAADLIRWTRRQAYTLDSPWTAVYVEGSRPPDAVDRRRIESHLDLARELGAEVIVTHDENVAEGILRVARETNVTQIVLGRTGLSRFADVLRGGSITNRLLRNSGSIDIHVVAAPHKSQKETKLKEEVSSSLAGRFISNRLQYAVAALAVGIVTRLGLAALPVVGYWSISLFFLLAVLLLALVVGRGPVLLAAVRGE comes from the coding sequence ATGCAAGATTACAATCGACCTGATCCGGACGCCCTTCTGCGGCAGATCCAGAAAGAGGAACAGAAGAGGCGTCGCGGACGTCTGACGATATTTCTCGGTATGGCTGCGGGCGTCGGCAAGACCTACGCGATGCTTCAGGCGTCGCACCGGCGCAAAACCGAGAGAAACGTGCTGATAGGATTCGTCGAAACGCATGGGCGGGCTGAGACGGCGGCTCTGCTTGAAGGATTGCCGGTGCTTCCGCGCAAGAAGATCGAGTACAGAGGCGTCCAGCTTGAAGAGATGGATCTTGACGCAGTGCTTGAGAGACGCCCCGACGTCGTCGTCGTCGACGAGCTCGCCCATACAAACGTGCCGGGAACGCGACATGCAAAGCGGTGGCAGGATGTCGTCGAGATTATTGAGGCGGGCATCGATGTGTGGACCGCCGTGAATGTGCAGCATGTGGAGTCGCGGTCGGGGACGGCGGCGCAGATTGCCGGCGCAGAGATTCGCGAAACGATCCCCGACAGCGTGCTTGATATGGCCGACGAGATCGATCTCATCGATATCGCTCCCGATGAGCTGCTGGAACGGTTGCAGGCTGGCCGTATCTACGAGAGGGACCGTGCCCGTCGCGCCCTGGATAATTTTTTCAAGCCGGAGCGTCTTATCGCCCTGCGAGAGCTCTCGCTTCGACTAACGGCGGAGCATGTCGATCAGAGCCTGCGCGAGCAGATGCGAGAGAAGCATATCGAGGGGCCGTGGAAGGCGAACGAGCGCCTGCTCGTGGCCGTTTCTTCTTCGCCGACGGCCGCCGATCTCATACGCTGGACGCGTCGTCAGGCCTACACGCTGGATTCGCCGTGGACGGCGGTTTATGTGGAGGGATCGCGTCCTCCCGATGCGGTAGATCGACGACGCATCGAATCACATCTTGATCTGGCGAGAGAACTTGGCGCGGAGGTCATCGTCACACACGACGAAAACGTCGCCGAGGGCATATTGCGGGTCGCACGCGAAACCAATGTGACGCAGATCGTGCTGGGGCGTACCGGGCTATCGAGATTTGCCGACGTCTTGCGCGGCGGTTCGATCACAAACCGACTGCTTCGCAACAGCGGAAGCATTGATATTCACGTTGTCGCCGCTCCGCATAAATCGCAGAAAGAAACGAAGCTCAAAGAAGAAGTGTCTTCATCATTAGCAGGTCGTTTCATCTCCAATCGACTGCAATACGCCGTGGCCGCGCTTGCCGTCGGCATCGTGACGAGGCTCGGTCTTGCCGCTCTTCCGGTTGTCGGCTACTGGTCGATCTCGCTTTTCTTTTTGCTAGCCGTACTCTTGCTTGCACTCGTCGTCGGTCGCGGCCCCGTTCTACTCGCCGCTGTCCGGGGGGAGTAG
- the dcm gene encoding DNA (cytosine-5-)-methyltransferase: MNPVRIIDLFAGIGGFRLAFESVGARCVFSSEINPSARRTYKENFGDEPAGDIRNIHAMDIPRFDVLCAGFPCQPFSSAGVSKKQSMGRPHGFADKTSGTLFFEILRILEWHQPSAFLLENVKNLQAHDRGRTFTVIQKSLEALGYKLFVQLIDGRFWVPQKRQRIYIAGFRDRAAWAAFVRRFEDAISGSLFDESPLPKLADILDVDVPERYTLGDKTWSYLQGHAEKHRQKGNGFGVKGFADLDGCANTLPARYGKDGAEILIEQIGRNPRRLTPRECARLMGYPDDFVFPVSDSQAYKQLGNSVIPPVIRILAGAMVSSIDRGAVIGKESCVSL; the protein is encoded by the coding sequence ATGAATCCTGTCAGGATCATTGATCTCTTTGCCGGTATCGGCGGGTTCAGGCTGGCCTTCGAGTCAGTCGGAGCCCGCTGCGTTTTTTCATCCGAGATCAATCCATCGGCCCGACGAACATACAAAGAGAACTTCGGTGATGAGCCCGCTGGAGATATTCGGAACATCCATGCCATGGATATTCCGCGATTCGATGTGCTTTGTGCCGGTTTTCCCTGTCAGCCGTTCAGCTCTGCCGGCGTTTCGAAGAAGCAATCGATGGGGCGACCACATGGCTTTGCCGATAAGACGTCTGGCACGCTCTTCTTCGAGATACTTCGGATTCTGGAATGGCATCAGCCGTCGGCCTTCCTGCTCGAAAACGTGAAAAACCTCCAAGCACACGACAGAGGCCGCACCTTTACGGTTATCCAGAAATCGCTGGAAGCTCTCGGATATAAGCTCTTCGTACAATTGATTGATGGACGATTCTGGGTACCGCAAAAGCGGCAGCGCATATACATCGCCGGCTTTAGAGATCGAGCAGCATGGGCAGCGTTTGTGCGTCGCTTCGAAGATGCAATCAGCGGATCACTCTTTGACGAGAGCCCGTTGCCGAAGCTCGCCGATATCCTCGATGTAGATGTTCCTGAGCGATATACGCTCGGCGATAAAACATGGTCTTACTTGCAAGGCCATGCCGAAAAGCACCGCCAGAAAGGGAATGGATTTGGAGTCAAAGGGTTCGCAGATCTCGACGGCTGCGCAAATACGCTGCCCGCACGCTACGGAAAAGATGGCGCCGAGATTCTCATCGAGCAAATAGGCCGAAATCCTCGCAGGCTGACGCCCAGAGAATGCGCTCGCCTGATGGGCTACCCAGACGATTTTGTCTTCCCGGTGAGCGATTCTCAGGCCTACAAGCAGCTCGGAAACTCCGTTATCCCCCCGGTAATTCGGATTTTGGCGGGCGCTATGGTGTCCTCAATCGATCGCGGCGCTGTGATAGGCAAGGAATCGTGTGTCAGCCTGTGA
- a CDS encoding MazG-like family protein translates to MNRIDIFNAISKERERQDGMWGEQNHEPTIWLGILGEEYGEVCKAAIEAHFETTINPLQYHAANHPVHTLIENYEKELIQVAAVAVAMIECLHRQRNTRPVLKQVEESETV, encoded by the coding sequence ATGAACAGGATCGACATTTTCAATGCAATATCCAAGGAACGAGAGCGACAGGATGGCATGTGGGGAGAGCAAAATCACGAGCCAACCATTTGGCTCGGTATTCTGGGTGAGGAATATGGGGAAGTATGCAAGGCTGCCATTGAGGCACACTTTGAGACTACGATCAATCCATTGCAATATCATGCAGCAAATCATCCGGTTCATACGCTCATTGAAAACTATGAAAAGGAATTGATCCAGGTCGCTGCCGTAGCTGTAGCAATGATCGAATGTCTGCACCGACAGAGGAACACACGTCCTGTGCTCAAGCAGGTTGAGGAGAGCGAAACTGTATGA
- a CDS encoding DNA-methyltransferase: MGTMSPLILTGDARTYTQHITRESVQTCITSVPYFLQRDYDSGPGEIGKDQTIDEYIDSLVQVFRGVRDVLHKTGTLWINIGDKFTGPGGARTCGRAERNWRRAGERRKGSCRIDGLASKNLIGVPSRLALALQADGWIWRQYCIWYKGGGFPESANDRPNTRHEAFLFFSKSQQYYWNKRHVKNHGTHGWDSVWIVRPGSYDGAHTATYPPELVEPLIIGGTPSVGVCEQCHAPLVEHRTVVGRQVTDKVRAMGSDARGQYNGKGRKDYEDASAPNPSDVKRRILDSASRIYEYHWKRSCSCSGLVKPATVLDPFAGAGMTGIAALKHNREFIGIELGPQHADEARQNLKKFSEGKRRKA, encoded by the coding sequence ATGGGAACGATGTCACCTCTTATTCTCACCGGAGATGCCAGAACATACACGCAGCACATCACACGTGAGAGCGTGCAGACCTGTATAACGAGCGTCCCTTATTTCCTCCAGCGCGACTACGATTCTGGCCCCGGCGAGATCGGTAAGGATCAGACCATTGATGAGTATATCGACTCACTGGTTCAGGTGTTCAGAGGAGTAAGAGACGTGCTGCACAAGACCGGCACTCTCTGGATCAACATCGGCGACAAGTTCACCGGCCCCGGCGGGGCGAGGACATGCGGCCGTGCAGAACGAAACTGGCGACGAGCAGGCGAGCGGCGCAAAGGAAGTTGTCGGATTGACGGCCTTGCGTCTAAGAATCTGATCGGAGTCCCCAGCCGGTTGGCCCTTGCTTTACAGGCAGACGGTTGGATCTGGCGACAATATTGCATCTGGTATAAAGGTGGAGGTTTTCCGGAATCGGCTAACGATCGGCCGAACACGAGGCATGAAGCTTTTCTCTTTTTCTCGAAGAGCCAGCAATACTACTGGAATAAGCGCCATGTTAAGAATCACGGAACTCACGGATGGGATTCTGTCTGGATCGTTCGGCCCGGGTCTTATGACGGAGCACACACAGCTACGTACCCGCCGGAGCTCGTCGAACCCCTGATCATTGGCGGCACGCCGAGCGTGGGCGTCTGTGAGCAATGTCATGCGCCGCTCGTCGAGCATCGAACGGTTGTCGGCAGGCAGGTGACCGACAAGGTTCGAGCGATGGGCAGCGATGCACGCGGTCAGTACAACGGCAAAGGCAGAAAGGACTACGAAGATGCTTCAGCCCCGAACCCCTCCGACGTGAAGCGCAGAATACTCGACTCTGCATCTCGGATCTATGAGTACCACTGGAAGCGCTCCTGTTCGTGCAGTGGTCTTGTGAAACCCGCCACGGTCCTCGATCCTTTCGCGGGTGCCGGCATGACAGGCATCGCAGCGTTGAAGCACAACAGAGAATTCATAGGCATCGAACTCGGCCCTCAACACGCAGACGAGGCCAGGCAGAATCTAAAGAAGTTTAGCGAAGGCAAACGGAGGAAGGCATGA
- a CDS encoding phage protein GemA/Gp16 family protein: MKNDITKGAIKRIWGIAKGGLRMTDDQLYTLVMSATGKSSISDLTEAEGKEVIRRLNDLLQKAKRNQLLKDKSTGVARIDAWRRTEEQDEKLAILIERVNGIYPKLSLDSLSRRMFGKEGSKLNRREAQAVIEALKSMCSRNQIEV, translated from the coding sequence GTGAAGAACGATATCACGAAGGGTGCGATAAAGCGCATCTGGGGAATCGCAAAAGGCGGCCTGCGCATGACCGATGATCAGCTTTACACCCTCGTGATGTCAGCCACGGGGAAAAGCTCGATCAGCGATCTGACGGAGGCCGAAGGAAAGGAAGTCATTCGCCGCCTGAATGATCTGCTCCAGAAGGCGAAGAGAAATCAGCTCCTGAAAGATAAGAGCACGGGCGTCGCCCGAATCGACGCATGGCGCCGCACAGAGGAGCAGGATGAGAAGTTGGCGATCTTAATCGAGAGGGTCAACGGTATCTATCCGAAACTCTCTCTGGATTCGCTCTCCAGACGCATGTTCGGCAAAGAAGGATCGAAGCTGAATCGGCGGGAAGCGCAGGCAGTTATCGAGGCATTGAAAAGCATGTGCAGCCGCAATCAGATTGAGGTGTGA